The Armatimonadota bacterium sequence GGCAGCCTTAACGGCGTCTACCATCTTTTGGGAGTTTTCGATATTTACCACATCATCCTTATCGCCATGGAAAACCCACATCGGTAAGTTTTTAATGAGGGCTGCTTTTTTGGGGTTTCCTGCCCCACAGATTGGGGCGATTGCAGCAAACCTCTCGGGTTCTTTTACAGCCAGAGCCCAGGTTCCGAAACCACCCATGCTTAAACCGGTAACGTATATACGGTCTTTGTCGACCCTGTACTTGGTCTCAATTTCATCGAGTAAAGCAGAGAGCATGTCTGTTTGGGTATCCCACCAAGAATCCTCGGGGCACTGGGGTGAGACAAGTATAAATGGAAACTCCCTACCGTCCGCAACCATTCTTGGTGGGCCGAGCAGTTTAACTTTCTTGACATCGTCACCACGTTCTCCTGCTCCATGAAGAAAAAGCACCAGCGGCCAGCGTGTTTTCTTGTCTTTGTTATAGTCGCGAGGTAAGCTAAGCAAGTAATTTGCCTGTACTTGAATTGAGATCGTTTTTGTAAACGAGCATTCTTCTTGAACATCTTTAACCGGCTGCGCCGCGGGTTCACCGATCACAGCCCCTGTGAGCAACATACAAACAACTGCAAAGGGGATTGTCTTCATGGCACCTGTCTCCTTTTGGCTACATCAAGCTTCCACAGCAGCAGCGAGTCTCTGCATATCGGCATGCTTGATCTTGTGCCGGCAGATTTTGCCGCTGGTCGTCTTTGGCAGGGCATCGGTAAACTCAATTACGCGCGGATACTTATACGGTGCGGTGAACGATTTGACATGGTCCTGCAATTCTTTCGCCAGTTCGTCGCAGCCGACATATCCTGGGTTAAGCACTATAGTCGCTTTCACTATCTGGCCGCGAATCTGATCGGGTATGCCTGTGATCGCGCATTCGTGTACGGCGGGGTGTTCCTGCAAGGCGCTTTCGACCTCGAACGGACCGATCTTATAACCTGAACTCTTGATGGTATCGTCAGCGCGGCCTACATACCAGTAGTAGCCGTCGCTGTCTTTCCACGCTATATCGCCGGTATAATAGATGCCGTCTCTCCAGGCGGCATTTGTCAGCTCGGCGCTTTTGAAATATCCGCAGAACATACCGACCGGCTTGGATTTATCGGTCCGAAAGACGATCTGTCCCTCCTCACCGGCAGCGCACGGACGCCCATCGTCATCGAGCATATCGACCTCATAACCCGGAGAGGGCTTGCCCATTGAACCCGGCTTAGGCTCCATCCAGGGGAAATTGGCTATCGACACCGTAGTCTCGGTCTGCCCGAAACCTTCCATAATTTTAAGACCGAGGCACTCGCGAACTTTGTTGAACACTTCGGGGTAGAGCGGTTCTCCCGCCACCACGCAATAATTCAAAGAGCTCAGGTCATACTTCGAGCAGTCTTCCCTGACGATCATTCGATATATCGTCGCGGGGCCGCAGAATGTGGTCACACAATGTTTTGCCATCGCGGCAAGCATGCCTTTCGCATCAAACTTGTTGTCGTAGTCGTATACGAATACCGCGCTGCCTGCTATCCACTGGCCGTAAATCTTTCCCCAGGCCGCTTTTGCCCAGCCGGTGTCGGCAACGGTCAGGTGCAGACCGTTGTCCTGCACGTTTTGCCAGTATTTTGCGGTCAGGATATGTCCGAGTGGATAGGTGTGATCGTGCCGAACCATTTTAGGCTGGCCTGTGGTGCCGGAGGTGAAGTATAAAATTAGGGTGTCGTCATTGGTTGTCGCATCATCACCGGTGGGTCTGTCGAATTTGTCGGATGCCGGCTCCATCATAGTGTGCAGATTCTGCCAGCCCGGGCGCTGACCATGAGTAATAATCCTGTGCTTGAGCGTAGGAGAATGCTCCACGGATTCATCCACGGCATCCAACACGTGCGGCTCGTCGGAGGCGATTATCATCTTTATGTCGGCTGAGTTGTTACGGAAAACTATATCGCGTCCTGTAAGCATGTGGCTCGCCGGAATAGCGACCGCCCCTATCTTATGCAGGGCAACCACGCACAGCCAATACTCGTAGCGTCTGCCGAGGATGAGCATTACCGTGTCTCCCTTGCGGATGCCGAGGGAGATGAGGTAATTGGCGACTTTGTTGCTGAGCGCGTTTATATCGGCGAATGTAAATATGCGCTCATCGCCCTTATCGTTGCACCATACAAGCGCTTTCTTTTCAGGCTGAAGCCGTGCGTAGTCGTCTACGATATCGAACCCGAAATTGAAGTTGTCAGGAACGTTTATCCTGAAATTCGCCTTAAAGTCCTCATAGGACGAAAATTCTGATGGTGACACATACCGGTCAAGAAAACTGCTGTCCACGTCTGCTCCTGTCACAGATTGTTATATTACCCACTTCAACAAGTGTGGCCGCTAAACCTCCATCGGCAGGCATGAATTATTGGGCCGGGACTCGGCAGTCCTGGCCCAAAAGAGATTGCAGACTTACCCTCCAGGTAAGATACCTGGAGGGATATCATTCAGCCTATGTTACCTAATATCTATAATGCTCTGCCTTGAACGGCCCATCCTTCGGCACACCTATATAATCCGCCTGCTTCTGGCTTAGCTGGGTGAGCTTGGCGCCGAGTTTGTTAAGATGGAGCCTGGCTACTTCCTCATCCAGCTTTTTGTCCAGCAGATATACGCCGACCTTATGATCGTTTGTCCACAGGTCGATCTGGGCGAGGGTCTGGTTGGTGAAGCTGTTTGACATAACAAAGCTCGGGTGGCCTGTCGCACATCCGAGGTTGATGAGTCGGCCTTCGGCCAGCAGATAGATAGTGTGGCCGTCGGGGAATGTGAAAGCATCCACCTGCGGCTTGATGTTTGTGTGCTTTACACCAGGCAAGGCTTTCATCGCATCGACTTGGATCTCATTATCGAAATGGCCGATATTGCAGACAATTGCCTGGTCTTTCATCTTGGACATATGCTCCGCAGTGATGATATCGCAGTTGCCTGTGCAGGTGACGTATATGTCGGCATACGGTAGCGCGTCCTCGACTGTGGTCACGCTGTAACCGGCCATGCAGGCCTGCAGTGCGCATATGGGGTCGATCTCGGTGACCATAATTCGTGCTTTCTGGCCCGCCAGAGATTCCGCCGAGCCCTTGCCCACGTCACCATATCCGCAGATCAGAGCGGTCTTGCCGGAGATCATAACGTCGGTTGCGCGCTTAATGCCGTCCACCAGCGACTCGCGGCAGCCGTAGATATTATCGAACTTGCTTTTGGTGACGGAATCGTTGACGTTGATCGCCGGAATGAGCAGTTCTCCTCTGTCCATCATCTGGTAGAGGCGGTGAACGCCCGTAGTCGTCTCCTCAGAGACACCGCGGATGTTCTCGACAATCTTATGGAAGAAGTTCGGGTTTTCGGCTATAGACTTCTTTACCACGCTGTTTACTATAGCCAGTTCTTTGTTATCCGTCGGCTGATCAACGATGGAAGGGTCATTCTCGGCATAATAACCTCGATGGACAAGCAGAGTCGCATCGCCGCCGTCATCGACTATCAGCGTTGGGCCTCCGCCGTCCGGCCAGGTCATCGCCCTCTTGGTGAAATCCCAATACTCTTCAAGCGACTCGCCCTTGAACGCAAACACCGGAGTGCCTGAAGCTGCGATCGCGGCTGCGGCATGGTCCTGTGTGGAGAATATATTGCAGCTTGCCCAGCGGACATCCGCGCCAAGCTCGACCAGGGTCTGGATCAGCACGGCCGTCTGTATCGTCATATGGAGCGATCCCATAATCCGCGCGCCAGCCAGAGGTTTTGCGGGACCGTATTTTTCCCTTGTCGCCATCAGTCCGGGCATCTCTTTTTCGGCTATCGATATCTCTTTATTGCCCCAGTCTGCCAGGCCAATGTCTTTCACAAAGTAATCAAGTTCGGTTGCTATCATATATAAGGTTCTCCTTTTTAATTTGCGGCATAATATGAAGATGAGCTAAGGCTATAATAACTGCGCAGAACTTGGCACATCAAAGAATCCTACCATTTTTTTGCGTTATGAGCAACTGAAAGCAAATCCCTCAATCCCCTCAAATTTGACAGTGACAGCTTCGTGTCGATATAATTACGAGGTTGAATTGGAGCCCAGATGGCAACGCAAGCACGCACGCAGTCCAGCTCTTTGTCCTCGGCCCGGTCTCTGGATACGGATGTCCAGTTCGTAAAAGGCGTCGGGCCCCGCTTGGCCGGCATATTAGGGAAGCTGGACATTTTTACTGTACGGGACCTGATCTATCACTTCCCGAGGCGTCATGAGGACCGTACGCACTTCGCGCGGGTCGCAAGCCTGCGCCATGGCGAATCGGCGACG is a genomic window containing:
- a CDS encoding alpha/beta fold hydrolase, with the translated sequence MKTIPFAVVCMLLTGAVIGEPAAQPVKDVQEECSFTKTISIQVQANYLLSLPRDYNKDKKTRWPLVLFLHGAGERGDDVKKVKLLGPPRMVADGREFPFILVSPQCPEDSWWDTQTDMLSALLDEIETKYRVDKDRIYVTGLSMGGFGTWALAVKEPERFAAIAPICGAGNPKKAALIKNLPMWVFHGDKDDVVNIENSQKMVDAVKAAGGEPKFTIYPGVGHNAWTATYNNDEFWSWLLAQRRK
- a CDS encoding AMP-binding protein, whose translation is MDSSFLDRYVSPSEFSSYEDFKANFRINVPDNFNFGFDIVDDYARLQPEKKALVWCNDKGDERIFTFADINALSNKVANYLISLGIRKGDTVMLILGRRYEYWLCVVALHKIGAVAIPASHMLTGRDIVFRNNSADIKMIIASDEPHVLDAVDESVEHSPTLKHRIITHGQRPGWQNLHTMMEPASDKFDRPTGDDATTNDDTLILYFTSGTTGQPKMVRHDHTYPLGHILTAKYWQNVQDNGLHLTVADTGWAKAAWGKIYGQWIAGSAVFVYDYDNKFDAKGMLAAMAKHCVTTFCGPATIYRMIVREDCSKYDLSSLNYCVVAGEPLYPEVFNKVRECLGLKIMEGFGQTETTVSIANFPWMEPKPGSMGKPSPGYEVDMLDDDGRPCAAGEEGQIVFRTDKSKPVGMFCGYFKSAELTNAAWRDGIYYTGDIAWKDSDGYYWYVGRADDTIKSSGYKIGPFEVESALQEHPAVHECAITGIPDQIRGQIVKATIVLNPGYVGCDELAKELQDHVKSFTAPYKYPRVIEFTDALPKTTSGKICRHKIKHADMQRLAAAVEA
- the ahcY gene encoding adenosylhomocysteinase, which gives rise to MIATELDYFVKDIGLADWGNKEISIAEKEMPGLMATREKYGPAKPLAGARIMGSLHMTIQTAVLIQTLVELGADVRWASCNIFSTQDHAAAAIAASGTPVFAFKGESLEEYWDFTKRAMTWPDGGGPTLIVDDGGDATLLVHRGYYAENDPSIVDQPTDNKELAIVNSVVKKSIAENPNFFHKIVENIRGVSEETTTGVHRLYQMMDRGELLIPAINVNDSVTKSKFDNIYGCRESLVDGIKRATDVMISGKTALICGYGDVGKGSAESLAGQKARIMVTEIDPICALQACMAGYSVTTVEDALPYADIYVTCTGNCDIITAEHMSKMKDQAIVCNIGHFDNEIQVDAMKALPGVKHTNIKPQVDAFTFPDGHTIYLLAEGRLINLGCATGHPSFVMSNSFTNQTLAQIDLWTNDHKVGVYLLDKKLDEEVARLHLNKLGAKLTQLSQKQADYIGVPKDGPFKAEHYRY